One stretch of Lytechinus variegatus isolate NC3 chromosome 17, Lvar_3.0, whole genome shotgun sequence DNA includes these proteins:
- the LOC121430692 gene encoding uncharacterized protein LOC121430692 isoform X1, protein MVATMSGRHHTNLRHHSGNSGSSVVTRGAFKGYVVTVGESNIRITRNYSSIGARDRRTKAQIENPKLERSATVLPIVASSKSAEYNCNNSSNSTNFSNQDGVQGNSPVVSSSGQSSDLGRQMSSEDLKHFERKLEREREKRINTEQPPPPRLDSRVALRYRRESLLSYYPEKFNNEVVSESGPQFDLNNLRRNGFRPTSKNSFMRDQPNVHLTAYRHGHAPPPVDPMASLSITNSGPPASMSTSGVPGALRGQSIGFGNRESSGGLNGSTMGGQGRMSNMKTRTRASFLAGQSDRYKQSQYQFHDPVAGATPDFTQRLAELTSLESDTIRYERTKKAKKKAKQDSG, encoded by the exons ATGGTGGCAACCATGAGCGGCAGGCACCACACCAACCTCCGGCACCACTCCGGCAACAGTGGTAGTAGTGTTGTCACCCGTGGGGCTTTCAAGGGTTACGTGGTGACTGTTGGGGAGAGCAATATTAGGATCACCCGCAACTACTCGTCTATCGGTGCTCGGGATCGTCGTACCAAGGCTCAGATTGAGAACCCGAAGCTGGAGAGGAGTGCGACTGTTTTACCGATCGTGGCCTCGTCCAAAAGTGCAGAGTACAACTGTAACAA CTCTAGTAACTCCACAAATTTCTCCAACCAAGATGGAGTGCAAGGCAACTCACCGGTGGTCAGCTCTAGCGGTCAGAGCTCGGACCTCGGCCGTCAGATGTCCAGCGAGGATCTCAAGCATTTTGAGAGGAAGCTTGAGAGGGAACGAGAGAAGAGGATCAACACCGAGCAGCCCCCGCCTCCTAGGTTAGATTCAAGAG TAGCCCTGAGGTATAGAAGAGAAAGCCTTCTGTCTTATTACCcagaaaaatttaacaatgaAG TGGTTAGTGAAAGTGGACCACAATTCGATCTGAACAACCTCAGGAGGAATGGGTTCCGCCCCACGTCGAAGAACTCCTTCATGAGAGACCAACCCAACGTTCATCTCACTGCCTACCGCCACGGCCACGCCCCACCTCCCGTTGATCCCATGGCTTCGTTATCCATCACAAACTCGGGGCCCCCCGCATCGATGTCCACCTCCGGGGTTCCAGGGGCGCTACGGGGTCAGAGCATTGGTTTCGGGAACAGGGAAAGTAGCGGAGGGCTCAATGGAAGCACCATGGGAGGTCAGGGAAGAATGAGCAACATGAAGACGAGAACGAGGGCATCTTTCTTGGCAGGGCAGAGTGATAGATACAAAC AGAGCCAGTACCAGTTTCATGATCCTGTAGCGGGGGCCACCCCTGACTTTACCCAAAGACTTGCAGAGCTTACCTCACTTGAAAGTGATACAATACGATACGAAAGGACTAAGAAGGCCAAGAAAAAAGCCAAACAAGACTCGGGATGA
- the LOC121430692 gene encoding uncharacterized protein LOC121430692 isoform X2 yields MVATMSGRHHTNLRHHSGNSGSSVVTRGAFKGYVVTVGESNIRITRNYSSIGARDRRTKAQIENPKLERSATVLPIVASSKSAEYNCNNSSNSTNFSNQDGVQGNSPVVSSSGQSSDLGRQMSSEDLKHFERKLEREREKRINTEQPPPPRLDSRALRYRRESLLSYYPEKFNNEVVSESGPQFDLNNLRRNGFRPTSKNSFMRDQPNVHLTAYRHGHAPPPVDPMASLSITNSGPPASMSTSGVPGALRGQSIGFGNRESSGGLNGSTMGGQGRMSNMKTRTRASFLAGQSDRYKQSQYQFHDPVAGATPDFTQRLAELTSLESDTIRYERTKKAKKKAKQDSG; encoded by the exons ATGGTGGCAACCATGAGCGGCAGGCACCACACCAACCTCCGGCACCACTCCGGCAACAGTGGTAGTAGTGTTGTCACCCGTGGGGCTTTCAAGGGTTACGTGGTGACTGTTGGGGAGAGCAATATTAGGATCACCCGCAACTACTCGTCTATCGGTGCTCGGGATCGTCGTACCAAGGCTCAGATTGAGAACCCGAAGCTGGAGAGGAGTGCGACTGTTTTACCGATCGTGGCCTCGTCCAAAAGTGCAGAGTACAACTGTAACAA CTCTAGTAACTCCACAAATTTCTCCAACCAAGATGGAGTGCAAGGCAACTCACCGGTGGTCAGCTCTAGCGGTCAGAGCTCGGACCTCGGCCGTCAGATGTCCAGCGAGGATCTCAAGCATTTTGAGAGGAAGCTTGAGAGGGAACGAGAGAAGAGGATCAACACCGAGCAGCCCCCGCCTCCTAGGTTAGATTCAAGAG CCCTGAGGTATAGAAGAGAAAGCCTTCTGTCTTATTACCcagaaaaatttaacaatgaAG TGGTTAGTGAAAGTGGACCACAATTCGATCTGAACAACCTCAGGAGGAATGGGTTCCGCCCCACGTCGAAGAACTCCTTCATGAGAGACCAACCCAACGTTCATCTCACTGCCTACCGCCACGGCCACGCCCCACCTCCCGTTGATCCCATGGCTTCGTTATCCATCACAAACTCGGGGCCCCCCGCATCGATGTCCACCTCCGGGGTTCCAGGGGCGCTACGGGGTCAGAGCATTGGTTTCGGGAACAGGGAAAGTAGCGGAGGGCTCAATGGAAGCACCATGGGAGGTCAGGGAAGAATGAGCAACATGAAGACGAGAACGAGGGCATCTTTCTTGGCAGGGCAGAGTGATAGATACAAAC AGAGCCAGTACCAGTTTCATGATCCTGTAGCGGGGGCCACCCCTGACTTTACCCAAAGACTTGCAGAGCTTACCTCACTTGAAAGTGATACAATACGATACGAAAGGACTAAGAAGGCCAAGAAAAAAGCCAAACAAGACTCGGGATGA
- the LOC121430692 gene encoding uncharacterized protein LOC121430692 isoform X3, translating into MVATMSGRHHTNLRHHSGNSGSSVVTRGAFKGYVVTVGESNIRITRNYSSIGARDRRTKAQIENPKLERSATVLPIVASSKSAEYNCNNSSNSTNFSNQDGVQGNSPVVSSSGQSSDLGRQMSSEDLKHFERKLEREREKRINTEQPPPPRLDSRVVSESGPQFDLNNLRRNGFRPTSKNSFMRDQPNVHLTAYRHGHAPPPVDPMASLSITNSGPPASMSTSGVPGALRGQSIGFGNRESSGGLNGSTMGGQGRMSNMKTRTRASFLAGQSDRYKQSQYQFHDPVAGATPDFTQRLAELTSLESDTIRYERTKKAKKKAKQDSG; encoded by the exons ATGGTGGCAACCATGAGCGGCAGGCACCACACCAACCTCCGGCACCACTCCGGCAACAGTGGTAGTAGTGTTGTCACCCGTGGGGCTTTCAAGGGTTACGTGGTGACTGTTGGGGAGAGCAATATTAGGATCACCCGCAACTACTCGTCTATCGGTGCTCGGGATCGTCGTACCAAGGCTCAGATTGAGAACCCGAAGCTGGAGAGGAGTGCGACTGTTTTACCGATCGTGGCCTCGTCCAAAAGTGCAGAGTACAACTGTAACAA CTCTAGTAACTCCACAAATTTCTCCAACCAAGATGGAGTGCAAGGCAACTCACCGGTGGTCAGCTCTAGCGGTCAGAGCTCGGACCTCGGCCGTCAGATGTCCAGCGAGGATCTCAAGCATTTTGAGAGGAAGCTTGAGAGGGAACGAGAGAAGAGGATCAACACCGAGCAGCCCCCGCCTCCTAGGTTAGATTCAAGAG TGGTTAGTGAAAGTGGACCACAATTCGATCTGAACAACCTCAGGAGGAATGGGTTCCGCCCCACGTCGAAGAACTCCTTCATGAGAGACCAACCCAACGTTCATCTCACTGCCTACCGCCACGGCCACGCCCCACCTCCCGTTGATCCCATGGCTTCGTTATCCATCACAAACTCGGGGCCCCCCGCATCGATGTCCACCTCCGGGGTTCCAGGGGCGCTACGGGGTCAGAGCATTGGTTTCGGGAACAGGGAAAGTAGCGGAGGGCTCAATGGAAGCACCATGGGAGGTCAGGGAAGAATGAGCAACATGAAGACGAGAACGAGGGCATCTTTCTTGGCAGGGCAGAGTGATAGATACAAAC AGAGCCAGTACCAGTTTCATGATCCTGTAGCGGGGGCCACCCCTGACTTTACCCAAAGACTTGCAGAGCTTACCTCACTTGAAAGTGATACAATACGATACGAAAGGACTAAGAAGGCCAAGAAAAAAGCCAAACAAGACTCGGGATGA
- the LOC121430692 gene encoding uncharacterized protein LOC121430692 isoform X5, with translation MFRMTYRHRDTLSAGNSPHKVYYTMEGGRRVVTGMPALTIGSSNSTNFSNQDGVQGNSPVVSSSGQSSDLGRQMSSEDLKHFERKLEREREKRINTEQPPPPRLDSRVALRYRRESLLSYYPEKFNNEVVSESGPQFDLNNLRRNGFRPTSKNSFMRDQPNVHLTAYRHGHAPPPVDPMASLSITNSGPPASMSTSGVPGALRGQSIGFGNRESSGGLNGSTMGGQGRMSNMKTRTRASFLAGQSDRYKQSQYQFHDPVAGATPDFTQRLAELTSLESDTIRYERTKKAKKKAKQDSG, from the exons ATGTTTCGTATGACCTATCGTCACCGGGATACCCTCAGCGCGGGTAACTCGCCCCACAAGGTATACTACACCATGGAGGGAGGCCGTCGGGTGGTTACTGGTATGCCAGCTCTAACCATTGG CTCTAGTAACTCCACAAATTTCTCCAACCAAGATGGAGTGCAAGGCAACTCACCGGTGGTCAGCTCTAGCGGTCAGAGCTCGGACCTCGGCCGTCAGATGTCCAGCGAGGATCTCAAGCATTTTGAGAGGAAGCTTGAGAGGGAACGAGAGAAGAGGATCAACACCGAGCAGCCCCCGCCTCCTAGGTTAGATTCAAGAG TAGCCCTGAGGTATAGAAGAGAAAGCCTTCTGTCTTATTACCcagaaaaatttaacaatgaAG TGGTTAGTGAAAGTGGACCACAATTCGATCTGAACAACCTCAGGAGGAATGGGTTCCGCCCCACGTCGAAGAACTCCTTCATGAGAGACCAACCCAACGTTCATCTCACTGCCTACCGCCACGGCCACGCCCCACCTCCCGTTGATCCCATGGCTTCGTTATCCATCACAAACTCGGGGCCCCCCGCATCGATGTCCACCTCCGGGGTTCCAGGGGCGCTACGGGGTCAGAGCATTGGTTTCGGGAACAGGGAAAGTAGCGGAGGGCTCAATGGAAGCACCATGGGAGGTCAGGGAAGAATGAGCAACATGAAGACGAGAACGAGGGCATCTTTCTTGGCAGGGCAGAGTGATAGATACAAAC AGAGCCAGTACCAGTTTCATGATCCTGTAGCGGGGGCCACCCCTGACTTTACCCAAAGACTTGCAGAGCTTACCTCACTTGAAAGTGATACAATACGATACGAAAGGACTAAGAAGGCCAAGAAAAAAGCCAAACAAGACTCGGGATGA
- the LOC121430692 gene encoding uncharacterized protein LOC121430692 isoform X4 — protein sequence MHVDGLVGRMPSPLAAMSLKLPILNQKWYLDVLDNQYRESLSKDKRWTKGNRSSSNSTNFSNQDGVQGNSPVVSSSGQSSDLGRQMSSEDLKHFERKLEREREKRINTEQPPPPRLDSRVALRYRRESLLSYYPEKFNNEVVSESGPQFDLNNLRRNGFRPTSKNSFMRDQPNVHLTAYRHGHAPPPVDPMASLSITNSGPPASMSTSGVPGALRGQSIGFGNRESSGGLNGSTMGGQGRMSNMKTRTRASFLAGQSDRYKQSQYQFHDPVAGATPDFTQRLAELTSLESDTIRYERTKKAKKKAKQDSG from the exons ATGCATGTCGATGGGCTTGTCGGAAGGATGCCGAGTCCGCTAGCAGCCATGAGCCTTAAACTTCCAATTCTAAATCAGAAATGGTATCTGGATGTTCTTGACAACCAGTACAGGGAGTCCCTCAGTAAAGATAAAAGATGGACCAAGGGAAACCGGAG CTCTAGTAACTCCACAAATTTCTCCAACCAAGATGGAGTGCAAGGCAACTCACCGGTGGTCAGCTCTAGCGGTCAGAGCTCGGACCTCGGCCGTCAGATGTCCAGCGAGGATCTCAAGCATTTTGAGAGGAAGCTTGAGAGGGAACGAGAGAAGAGGATCAACACCGAGCAGCCCCCGCCTCCTAGGTTAGATTCAAGAG TAGCCCTGAGGTATAGAAGAGAAAGCCTTCTGTCTTATTACCcagaaaaatttaacaatgaAG TGGTTAGTGAAAGTGGACCACAATTCGATCTGAACAACCTCAGGAGGAATGGGTTCCGCCCCACGTCGAAGAACTCCTTCATGAGAGACCAACCCAACGTTCATCTCACTGCCTACCGCCACGGCCACGCCCCACCTCCCGTTGATCCCATGGCTTCGTTATCCATCACAAACTCGGGGCCCCCCGCATCGATGTCCACCTCCGGGGTTCCAGGGGCGCTACGGGGTCAGAGCATTGGTTTCGGGAACAGGGAAAGTAGCGGAGGGCTCAATGGAAGCACCATGGGAGGTCAGGGAAGAATGAGCAACATGAAGACGAGAACGAGGGCATCTTTCTTGGCAGGGCAGAGTGATAGATACAAAC AGAGCCAGTACCAGTTTCATGATCCTGTAGCGGGGGCCACCCCTGACTTTACCCAAAGACTTGCAGAGCTTACCTCACTTGAAAGTGATACAATACGATACGAAAGGACTAAGAAGGCCAAGAAAAAAGCCAAACAAGACTCGGGATGA
- the LOC121430847 gene encoding uncharacterized protein LOC121430847 yields MRYVTNKKSKPTRYSLVYSKAEVCVHNGSVFLLVMADQGMATTAKPGRIGLWCVPRSTSTLLAKCLSAIEGIEVHLDVYSYASTFRGLYKTSTGKELPSDLIGNESVYEEANDVWEKNVGNRDLIPRKTSYQTIKEDLEKASAKYVLIKEMGVLPIDPKFYPEGYKFAFLIRDPSRVYVSARKSMGAKYVETGMVPSEADYDLIRDDQLDSQPMKWFEREHALWKHVKANIDPDPIIIDTSDIMSRPGPTIKAFCDAVGLPYSDGLLQMKPLTEMPSNFVTAAENLFTDMSAFYERAFKSTQIIPPKDVGPIPRDQLSDDVGRCVDYSMPFYREMFESRLHIP; encoded by the exons ATGCGATatgtaacaaacaaaaaatcgaaGCCCACGCGTTATTCACTTGTCTATTCTAAAGCAGAAGTGTGTGTTCATAACGGATCGGTTTTTTTATTGGTAATGGCTGATCAAGGGATGGCAACGACAGCCAAGCCCGGTCGCATAGGATTGTGGTGTGTGCCCAGATCGACCTCAACGTTACTGGCGAAATGTCTAAGTGCCATCGAGGGGATCGAAGTCCACTTGGATGTGTACTCGTATGCCTCGACGTTCAGGGGGTTGTATAAGACATCAACGGGAAAGGAGTTACCTTCTGATCTGATTGGCAACGAGTCGGTGTACGAGGAGGCCAATGACGTATGGGAGAAAAACGTTGGCAATAGAGACCTGATCCCGAGAAAGACTTC ATATCAAACTATCAAAGAGGACCTAGAAAAAGCCAGTGCCAAGTATGTTCTCATCAAAGAAATGGGAGTTCTCCCCATTGACCCCAAATTCTACCCAGAAGGCTACAAATTCGCTTTTCTGATCCGGGATCCATCCCGAGTCTACGTTTCGGCTCGTAAATCGATGGGGGCGAAGTATGTCGAAACGGGAATGGTCCCGTCCGAGGCCGATTACGATCTCATCCGAGATGACCAGCTTGATAGTCAACCAATGAAATGGTTCGAAAGGGAGCATGCGCTGTGGAAGCATGTCAAAGCAAACATCGACCCGGATCCGATTATAATCGACACGTCGGATATCATGTCAAGACCGGGACCGACTATCAAAGCATTCTGCGATGCCGTTGGCCTTCCATACAGCGATGGTCTTCTGCAGATGAAGCCACTAACTGAAATGCCCAGTAACTTTGTGACTGCAGCAGAAAATCTATTCACTGATATGTCCGCATTTTATGAGAGAGCCTTCAAGAGTACACAGATTATTCCGCCGAAGGATGTTGGTCCTATACCGCGTGACCAACTTTCCGATGACGTCGGTCGTTGTGTGGACTACTCCATGCCTTTTTACCGTGAAATGTTTGAAAGTAGACTCCACATTCCATAA